The following are from one region of the Megachile rotundata isolate GNS110a chromosome 15, iyMegRotu1, whole genome shotgun sequence genome:
- the LOC100882147 gene encoding nucleolar protein 4-like isoform X4 has protein sequence MSAKRKATAIMQHHKENISTPEPADISEEDHYSNSRNGSTELVDMPAGTVPNLGAVAGVGSEDMASLWASYAMGLKKTPPPASSATPSRSDRDRESSPTGGEGTGSAHDETSSSGNKEDEDDDDEDADERLDPRHHDPERQKAFNMFVRLFVDENLDRIVPISKQPKEKIQAIIDSCTRQFPEFAERARKRIRTYLKSCRRNKRGREGAPWDAARPTPAHLTSVQAEQILATACENESDNAKRMRLGLEPVSQPMPTLPAATQTDVRSSLEHFSSTPVKSLPGKREDTPPASLTSLAPLTSLANLPSSTLSSTPLSLAPASKLLTPADNKGLMSQATIVSSSTVNGVASGGAPTAMYRPNFSQAFQRAGPTNVPPTLSAGLYPTQSFTSGLLSNGTQRPTDLSMKNTKPLLSHKLNATEMTAVRQLITGYRESAAFLLRSADELEQLLLQQP, from the exons GAAAACATTTCGACCCCGGAGCCAGCCGACATATCCGAGGAGGATCACTACTCGA ACTCTCGAAACGGTTCGACGGAGCTGGTCGACATGCCCGCCGGAACAGTACCAAATTTGGGAGCGGTTGCCGGGGTAGGCAGCGAGGACATGGCATCCTTATGGGCCTCTTACGCCATGGGCTTGAAGAAGACGCCGCCACCAGCGTCATCAGCGACGCCCTCGCGATCCGATCGCGATCGCGAATCCAGCCCGACAGGAGGCGAAGGCACCGGCAGTGCCCACGACGAAACCAGCAGCAGCGGAAACAAAGAGGACGAGGATGACGACGATGAAGACGCCGACGAGAGGTTGGACCCCAGACACCACGACCCCGAACGTCAGAAGGCTTTCAAC ATGTTCGTCAGGCTGTTCGTCGACGAGAACCTGGACCGTATAGTGCCCATCTCTAAACAACCCAAGGAGAAGATACAGGCAATTATCGACAGTTGCACCAGGCAGTTCCCGGAGTTCGCTGAGAGGGCCAGGAAGAGGATCAGAACGTACCTGAAGAGCTGCAGGAGGAACAAACGGGGCAGGGAGGGCGCACCCTGGGATGCG GCGAGGCCCACTCCGGCACACTTGACCTCCGTGCAGGCTGAGCAAATTTTGGCAACAGCCTGCGAAAATGAGAGCGACAACGCGAAACGCATGAGACTCGGTCTGGAGCCCGTCTCACAGCCCATGCCAACTCTTCCGGCCGCAACG CAAACGGATGTCCGGTCAAGTTTAGAGCATTTCTCGAGTACACCAGTGAAATCTCTTCCGGGGAAGAGGGAGGACACACCACCGGCATCGCTAACGTCCCTGGCGCCGCTAACCAGTTTGGCGAACTTGCCGAGTAGCACCCTCTCTTCTACACCCCTGTCTCTTGCACCCGCGTCTAAACTGCTCACACCGGCGGACAACAAGGGTCTCATGAG CCAGGCGACGATAGTCAGCTCGTCGACCGTTAATGGTGTTGCCAGCGGCGGTGCACCCACGGCGATGTACAGACCGAATTTCAGCCAGGCCTTCCAACGTGCCGGACCCACAAATGTACCGCCAACACTGTCAGCTGGATTGTACCCGACACAGAGCTTCACGTCGGGACTATTGAGCAACGGTACACAAA GACCAACGGATCTAAGCATGAAGAACACGAAGCCGCTGTTGAGTCACAAACTGAACGCGACGGAAATGACAGCCGTGAGGCAATTGATCACCGGATATCGAGAGTCCGCAGCGTTCCTGTTGAGGTCCGCCGACGAATTAGAGCAACTGTTGCTGCAGCAACCATAG
- the LOC100882147 gene encoding uncharacterized protein LOC100882147 isoform X2, which produces MSAKRKATAIMQHHKENISTPEPADISEEDHYSSALMKDADKLKLMLLAWNYNLQQQAQAQAQAQVQAQAANAALSPNNSSTTTATTVGTPVTSQSAISTANNTINNSTLTDSRNGSTELVDMPAGTVPNLGAVAGVGSEDMASLWASYAMGLKKTPPPASSATPSRSDRDRESSPTGGEGTGSAHDETSSSGNKEDEDDDDEDADERLDPRHHDPERQKAFNMFVRLFVDENLDRIVPISKQPKEKIQAIIDSCTRQFPEFAERARKRIRTYLKSCRRNKRGREGAPWDAARPTPAHLTSVQAEQILATACENESDNAKRMRLGLEPVSQPMPTLPAATQTDVRSSLEHFSSTPVKSLPGKREDTPPASLTSLAPLTSLANLPSSTLSSTPLSLAPASKLLTPADNKGLMSQATIVSSSTVNGVASGGAPTAMYRPNFSQAFQRAGPTNVPPTLSAGLYPTQSFTSGLLSNGPTDLSMKNTKPLLSHKLNATEMTAVRQLITGYRESAAFLLRSADELEQLLLQQP; this is translated from the exons GAAAACATTTCGACCCCGGAGCCAGCCGACATATCCGAGGAGGATCACTACTCGA GCGCGCTCATGAAAGACGCGGATAAGCTGAAGCTGATGCTgctcgcgtggaattataatcTTCAACAGCAGGCTCAGGCTCAGGCCCAGGCCCAGGTACAGGCCCAGGCCGCCAACGCGGCCCTCTCGCCAAATAACTCCTCGACAACCACGGCCACCACCGTTGGCACACCTGTCACCAGCCAATCGGCCATATCCACGGCAAACAACACCATTAACAACTCCACACTTACAG ACTCTCGAAACGGTTCGACGGAGCTGGTCGACATGCCCGCCGGAACAGTACCAAATTTGGGAGCGGTTGCCGGGGTAGGCAGCGAGGACATGGCATCCTTATGGGCCTCTTACGCCATGGGCTTGAAGAAGACGCCGCCACCAGCGTCATCAGCGACGCCCTCGCGATCCGATCGCGATCGCGAATCCAGCCCGACAGGAGGCGAAGGCACCGGCAGTGCCCACGACGAAACCAGCAGCAGCGGAAACAAAGAGGACGAGGATGACGACGATGAAGACGCCGACGAGAGGTTGGACCCCAGACACCACGACCCCGAACGTCAGAAGGCTTTCAAC ATGTTCGTCAGGCTGTTCGTCGACGAGAACCTGGACCGTATAGTGCCCATCTCTAAACAACCCAAGGAGAAGATACAGGCAATTATCGACAGTTGCACCAGGCAGTTCCCGGAGTTCGCTGAGAGGGCCAGGAAGAGGATCAGAACGTACCTGAAGAGCTGCAGGAGGAACAAACGGGGCAGGGAGGGCGCACCCTGGGATGCG GCGAGGCCCACTCCGGCACACTTGACCTCCGTGCAGGCTGAGCAAATTTTGGCAACAGCCTGCGAAAATGAGAGCGACAACGCGAAACGCATGAGACTCGGTCTGGAGCCCGTCTCACAGCCCATGCCAACTCTTCCGGCCGCAACG CAAACGGATGTCCGGTCAAGTTTAGAGCATTTCTCGAGTACACCAGTGAAATCTCTTCCGGGGAAGAGGGAGGACACACCACCGGCATCGCTAACGTCCCTGGCGCCGCTAACCAGTTTGGCGAACTTGCCGAGTAGCACCCTCTCTTCTACACCCCTGTCTCTTGCACCCGCGTCTAAACTGCTCACACCGGCGGACAACAAGGGTCTCATGAG CCAGGCGACGATAGTCAGCTCGTCGACCGTTAATGGTGTTGCCAGCGGCGGTGCACCCACGGCGATGTACAGACCGAATTTCAGCCAGGCCTTCCAACGTGCCGGACCCACAAATGTACCGCCAACACTGTCAGCTGGATTGTACCCGACACAGAGCTTCACGTCGGGACTATTGAGCAACG GACCAACGGATCTAAGCATGAAGAACACGAAGCCGCTGTTGAGTCACAAACTGAACGCGACGGAAATGACAGCCGTGAGGCAATTGATCACCGGATATCGAGAGTCCGCAGCGTTCCTGTTGAGGTCCGCCGACGAATTAGAGCAACTGTTGCTGCAGCAACCATAG
- the LOC100882147 gene encoding uncharacterized protein LOC100882147 isoform X1 — protein MSAKRKATAIMQHHKENISTPEPADISEEDHYSSALMKDADKLKLMLLAWNYNLQQQAQAQAQAQVQAQAANAALSPNNSSTTTATTVGTPVTSQSAISTANNTINNSTLTDSRNGSTELVDMPAGTVPNLGAVAGVGSEDMASLWASYAMGLKKTPPPASSATPSRSDRDRESSPTGGEGTGSAHDETSSSGNKEDEDDDDEDADERLDPRHHDPERQKAFNMFVRLFVDENLDRIVPISKQPKEKIQAIIDSCTRQFPEFAERARKRIRTYLKSCRRNKRGREGAPWDAARPTPAHLTSVQAEQILATACENESDNAKRMRLGLEPVSQPMPTLPAATQTDVRSSLEHFSSTPVKSLPGKREDTPPASLTSLAPLTSLANLPSSTLSSTPLSLAPASKLLTPADNKGLMSQATIVSSSTVNGVASGGAPTAMYRPNFSQAFQRAGPTNVPPTLSAGLYPTQSFTSGLLSNGTQRPTDLSMKNTKPLLSHKLNATEMTAVRQLITGYRESAAFLLRSADELEQLLLQQP, from the exons GAAAACATTTCGACCCCGGAGCCAGCCGACATATCCGAGGAGGATCACTACTCGA GCGCGCTCATGAAAGACGCGGATAAGCTGAAGCTGATGCTgctcgcgtggaattataatcTTCAACAGCAGGCTCAGGCTCAGGCCCAGGCCCAGGTACAGGCCCAGGCCGCCAACGCGGCCCTCTCGCCAAATAACTCCTCGACAACCACGGCCACCACCGTTGGCACACCTGTCACCAGCCAATCGGCCATATCCACGGCAAACAACACCATTAACAACTCCACACTTACAG ACTCTCGAAACGGTTCGACGGAGCTGGTCGACATGCCCGCCGGAACAGTACCAAATTTGGGAGCGGTTGCCGGGGTAGGCAGCGAGGACATGGCATCCTTATGGGCCTCTTACGCCATGGGCTTGAAGAAGACGCCGCCACCAGCGTCATCAGCGACGCCCTCGCGATCCGATCGCGATCGCGAATCCAGCCCGACAGGAGGCGAAGGCACCGGCAGTGCCCACGACGAAACCAGCAGCAGCGGAAACAAAGAGGACGAGGATGACGACGATGAAGACGCCGACGAGAGGTTGGACCCCAGACACCACGACCCCGAACGTCAGAAGGCTTTCAAC ATGTTCGTCAGGCTGTTCGTCGACGAGAACCTGGACCGTATAGTGCCCATCTCTAAACAACCCAAGGAGAAGATACAGGCAATTATCGACAGTTGCACCAGGCAGTTCCCGGAGTTCGCTGAGAGGGCCAGGAAGAGGATCAGAACGTACCTGAAGAGCTGCAGGAGGAACAAACGGGGCAGGGAGGGCGCACCCTGGGATGCG GCGAGGCCCACTCCGGCACACTTGACCTCCGTGCAGGCTGAGCAAATTTTGGCAACAGCCTGCGAAAATGAGAGCGACAACGCGAAACGCATGAGACTCGGTCTGGAGCCCGTCTCACAGCCCATGCCAACTCTTCCGGCCGCAACG CAAACGGATGTCCGGTCAAGTTTAGAGCATTTCTCGAGTACACCAGTGAAATCTCTTCCGGGGAAGAGGGAGGACACACCACCGGCATCGCTAACGTCCCTGGCGCCGCTAACCAGTTTGGCGAACTTGCCGAGTAGCACCCTCTCTTCTACACCCCTGTCTCTTGCACCCGCGTCTAAACTGCTCACACCGGCGGACAACAAGGGTCTCATGAG CCAGGCGACGATAGTCAGCTCGTCGACCGTTAATGGTGTTGCCAGCGGCGGTGCACCCACGGCGATGTACAGACCGAATTTCAGCCAGGCCTTCCAACGTGCCGGACCCACAAATGTACCGCCAACACTGTCAGCTGGATTGTACCCGACACAGAGCTTCACGTCGGGACTATTGAGCAACGGTACACAAA GACCAACGGATCTAAGCATGAAGAACACGAAGCCGCTGTTGAGTCACAAACTGAACGCGACGGAAATGACAGCCGTGAGGCAATTGATCACCGGATATCGAGAGTCCGCAGCGTTCCTGTTGAGGTCCGCCGACGAATTAGAGCAACTGTTGCTGCAGCAACCATAG
- the LOC100882147 gene encoding uncharacterized protein LOC100882147 isoform X3, producing MKDADKLKLMLLAWNYNLQQQAQAQAQAQVQAQAANAALSPNNSSTTTATTVGTPVTSQSAISTANNTINNSTLTDSRNGSTELVDMPAGTVPNLGAVAGVGSEDMASLWASYAMGLKKTPPPASSATPSRSDRDRESSPTGGEGTGSAHDETSSSGNKEDEDDDDEDADERLDPRHHDPERQKAFNMFVRLFVDENLDRIVPISKQPKEKIQAIIDSCTRQFPEFAERARKRIRTYLKSCRRNKRGREGAPWDAARPTPAHLTSVQAEQILATACENESDNAKRMRLGLEPVSQPMPTLPAATQTDVRSSLEHFSSTPVKSLPGKREDTPPASLTSLAPLTSLANLPSSTLSSTPLSLAPASKLLTPADNKGLMSQATIVSSSTVNGVASGGAPTAMYRPNFSQAFQRAGPTNVPPTLSAGLYPTQSFTSGLLSNGTQRPTDLSMKNTKPLLSHKLNATEMTAVRQLITGYRESAAFLLRSADELEQLLLQQP from the exons ATGAAAGACGCGGATAAGCTGAAGCTGATGCTgctcgcgtggaattataatcTTCAACAGCAGGCTCAGGCTCAGGCCCAGGCCCAGGTACAGGCCCAGGCCGCCAACGCGGCCCTCTCGCCAAATAACTCCTCGACAACCACGGCCACCACCGTTGGCACACCTGTCACCAGCCAATCGGCCATATCCACGGCAAACAACACCATTAACAACTCCACACTTACAG ACTCTCGAAACGGTTCGACGGAGCTGGTCGACATGCCCGCCGGAACAGTACCAAATTTGGGAGCGGTTGCCGGGGTAGGCAGCGAGGACATGGCATCCTTATGGGCCTCTTACGCCATGGGCTTGAAGAAGACGCCGCCACCAGCGTCATCAGCGACGCCCTCGCGATCCGATCGCGATCGCGAATCCAGCCCGACAGGAGGCGAAGGCACCGGCAGTGCCCACGACGAAACCAGCAGCAGCGGAAACAAAGAGGACGAGGATGACGACGATGAAGACGCCGACGAGAGGTTGGACCCCAGACACCACGACCCCGAACGTCAGAAGGCTTTCAAC ATGTTCGTCAGGCTGTTCGTCGACGAGAACCTGGACCGTATAGTGCCCATCTCTAAACAACCCAAGGAGAAGATACAGGCAATTATCGACAGTTGCACCAGGCAGTTCCCGGAGTTCGCTGAGAGGGCCAGGAAGAGGATCAGAACGTACCTGAAGAGCTGCAGGAGGAACAAACGGGGCAGGGAGGGCGCACCCTGGGATGCG GCGAGGCCCACTCCGGCACACTTGACCTCCGTGCAGGCTGAGCAAATTTTGGCAACAGCCTGCGAAAATGAGAGCGACAACGCGAAACGCATGAGACTCGGTCTGGAGCCCGTCTCACAGCCCATGCCAACTCTTCCGGCCGCAACG CAAACGGATGTCCGGTCAAGTTTAGAGCATTTCTCGAGTACACCAGTGAAATCTCTTCCGGGGAAGAGGGAGGACACACCACCGGCATCGCTAACGTCCCTGGCGCCGCTAACCAGTTTGGCGAACTTGCCGAGTAGCACCCTCTCTTCTACACCCCTGTCTCTTGCACCCGCGTCTAAACTGCTCACACCGGCGGACAACAAGGGTCTCATGAG CCAGGCGACGATAGTCAGCTCGTCGACCGTTAATGGTGTTGCCAGCGGCGGTGCACCCACGGCGATGTACAGACCGAATTTCAGCCAGGCCTTCCAACGTGCCGGACCCACAAATGTACCGCCAACACTGTCAGCTGGATTGTACCCGACACAGAGCTTCACGTCGGGACTATTGAGCAACGGTACACAAA GACCAACGGATCTAAGCATGAAGAACACGAAGCCGCTGTTGAGTCACAAACTGAACGCGACGGAAATGACAGCCGTGAGGCAATTGATCACCGGATATCGAGAGTCCGCAGCGTTCCTGTTGAGGTCCGCCGACGAATTAGAGCAACTGTTGCTGCAGCAACCATAG